A section of the Pedobacter sp. HDW13 genome encodes:
- the qatC gene encoding Qat anti-phage system QueC-like protein QatC produces the protein MSAINIHVKFDPRDATEQKAVEGDKNIVISISQADRERWVTTNIISHLHDHRLALKDEVFDLLRIGIAIYTVDQTVSRKENGFQGWSRYLKVNLPVYDPAKWKQAVPVLEEMLSFLSGDKWEIKFRKNKVKRETQSSFEKNANGIEKVCLFSGGLDSFISSIDLLRGGSKVAFVSHYKASESAVQTMLYDALAENFSKAGFERHKIRVQPVHNKAKTEQENSSRARSFLFFCLGIAVANAHGEEIPLIIPENGLISLNIPLTLTRLSSHSTRTTHPYYLDKWREMLEILGLKNKLVNPYQFRTKGEMMAECKDRKFLNTYYPHTISCSHPEVSRYEKKKPGLNCGYCVPCIIRQAAEKRAGKVLTAYSNQILKDVLPNQSKKGSDLRAFQMAFQRNEGMKSSRLSLQVLRSGPLPYQNPEELSAYIDVYKRGMEEVKNFLKDRNEST, from the coding sequence ATGAGCGCAATTAACATTCATGTAAAATTCGATCCTAGGGATGCGACTGAGCAAAAAGCAGTGGAAGGAGATAAAAATATTGTTATATCCATAAGTCAGGCAGACAGGGAGAGGTGGGTAACAACAAATATTATATCGCATCTCCATGATCACCGGTTAGCATTGAAAGATGAGGTTTTTGACTTATTGAGAATAGGTATCGCTATTTACACTGTGGACCAGACAGTGTCTAGAAAGGAAAACGGTTTTCAAGGCTGGAGCAGGTACCTCAAAGTCAATCTGCCAGTGTATGATCCTGCAAAATGGAAACAAGCAGTCCCGGTGCTTGAAGAAATGTTGAGCTTCCTTAGTGGAGACAAATGGGAAATAAAATTCAGAAAGAATAAAGTAAAGAGAGAGACACAGTCAAGTTTTGAGAAAAATGCTAATGGTATTGAAAAAGTGTGTCTTTTTTCAGGTGGGCTAGACTCATTTATCAGCTCCATTGACTTACTTAGAGGAGGATCGAAAGTTGCTTTTGTCAGTCACTATAAAGCATCTGAAAGTGCTGTGCAAACGATGTTGTATGATGCCCTTGCTGAAAACTTCAGCAAAGCTGGCTTTGAACGACATAAGATACGGGTTCAACCCGTACATAATAAGGCCAAGACCGAGCAAGAGAATTCATCTCGTGCTAGATCATTCTTGTTTTTCTGTTTAGGCATTGCCGTCGCCAATGCTCACGGAGAAGAAATTCCATTAATCATCCCAGAAAACGGTCTAATTTCATTGAATATACCGCTAACCTTAACTAGGCTAAGCAGTCATAGCACCAGAACGACCCATCCCTACTACTTAGATAAATGGAGGGAGATGCTAGAGATTCTTGGGCTAAAGAATAAGTTGGTCAATCCATACCAATTTAGAACAAAAGGTGAGATGATGGCAGAATGCAAGGACAGAAAGTTTCTAAACACCTATTATCCCCATACTATATCTTGCTCGCATCCTGAGGTTAGTCGATATGAGAAAAAGAAGCCCGGCCTAAATTGCGGCTACTGTGTTCCTTGCATCATCCGACAAGCTGCAGAAAAACGGGCAGGTAAGGTATTGACAGCTTACTCCAATCAGATATTAAAGGATGTATTACCTAATCAATCCAAAAAGGGCAGTGATCTAAGGGCATTCCAGATGGCATTCCAACGCAACGAAGGGATGAAGAGTTCCCGCCTCTCATTACAAGTTTTACGATCGGGACCTCTTCCTTATCAAAATCCAGAGGAGCTCAGCGCATACATAGATGTCTATAAACGTGGTATGGAGGAAGTGAAAAATTTTTTAAAGGACAGGAATGAATCTACATGA
- the qatD gene encoding Qat anti-phage system TatD family nuclease QatD, translated as MNLHDTHFHLDLCPDVTKMVAQIEREKIYTIAVTNLPDLFLYTKNFVRNTKYIRPSLGFHPELAASHIGQLGKFIALAREAKYIGEIGLDNFKKQSDDYQSQKKIFKAILECCAMHGGKVLSIHSRRAEAEVIAMVGKNYPGSPILHWYSGSIKNLEQALDSGFLFSINYAMTQSTNGKAIIKALPLAHILLESDGPFTRLRDEEGWPGHAKAVVEQIASIKGLSVSEVSTNLIINFKKLVS; from the coding sequence ATGAATCTACATGATACGCATTTTCATTTAGACCTTTGCCCGGATGTTACGAAAATGGTCGCACAGATTGAGCGTGAAAAAATTTACACCATTGCAGTCACGAACTTGCCAGATCTATTTCTCTATACCAAGAATTTTGTAAGGAATACCAAATACATTCGGCCTTCATTAGGATTTCATCCAGAACTGGCGGCAAGTCACATAGGTCAGTTGGGCAAATTCATTGCTCTTGCCAGAGAAGCAAAGTATATTGGAGAAATTGGACTTGATAATTTCAAAAAGCAATCAGATGATTATCAGAGTCAGAAGAAAATATTCAAGGCCATTCTAGAATGTTGTGCGATGCATGGAGGAAAAGTTCTCAGTATTCATTCGCGCCGTGCAGAAGCAGAGGTGATTGCTATGGTTGGAAAGAATTATCCCGGTAGCCCTATCTTGCATTGGTATTCAGGTTCAATAAAAAATCTGGAACAAGCTTTAGATAGTGGATTCCTTTTTTCAATTAACTATGCTATGACGCAATCCACGAATGGAAAAGCAATTATAAAGGCTCTTCCATTAGCACATATCTTACTCGAGAGTGATGGACCTTTTACGCGTCTACGAGATGAGGAAGGTTGGCCAGGTCATGCTAAAGCTGTCGTTGAACAGATCGCCAGTATCAAAGGGCTCTCTGTTTCAGAAGTCTCTACTAACCTCATAATAAATTTTAAAAAACTGGTTTCTTAG